Proteins from a genomic interval of Paenibacillus lentus:
- a CDS encoding copper amine oxidase N-terminal domain-containing protein, which yields MKIRILALFTFIMFIAFGDTAHAENLRDYYKDITENDLKNSMILSPESSMAFINGQRVSAVQPIVKDGRTLVPLRFISEGLGAKVDFNAKNQFITIKHVDKTITLKIGKKDISINGKSSEMDVAADVYNNSTYIPLRYIGEAFNKKVVYLKNEEIQPYSLIIIRDVNAKVLENRNLIHIYELLYQGKSIVYSDRFMAVIKENDQLLVSNNLPYFEPFVYQELMEDENTVWLGDIWFKTDLGHFYLNYDYATTQQFILYHVDGETITRVAIEKAPIKAVKTYQNNVYYMTRYERGILNAHETSNIKSAAFNNGEWVSDYLGKPGFYYGFDTLGKVYDWPIDDNGITTFGFQRSGHLSSDERKATFGYYRIELKGHHHELVNP from the coding sequence ATGAAAATAAGAATCCTCGCATTATTCACTTTTATAATGTTCATTGCTTTTGGTGATACGGCTCACGCGGAAAATCTTCGAGACTATTATAAAGATATAACAGAAAATGACTTGAAAAATAGTATGATTCTGTCTCCTGAAAGCTCCATGGCGTTTATTAATGGGCAGAGGGTATCAGCCGTACAGCCGATTGTTAAAGATGGCAGAACGTTAGTACCGCTTCGTTTTATTTCGGAAGGGTTGGGTGCAAAGGTAGATTTTAACGCTAAAAATCAGTTCATTACTATTAAGCACGTTGATAAAACCATAACCTTGAAAATAGGAAAAAAGGATATTTCTATAAATGGAAAATCCAGTGAAATGGATGTGGCTGCGGACGTTTATAACAATTCAACTTATATTCCTTTAAGGTATATTGGCGAGGCCTTTAATAAAAAAGTAGTCTATTTAAAAAATGAAGAGATTCAACCCTATAGCTTGATTATAATTAGGGATGTTAACGCCAAAGTGCTTGAAAACCGTAATCTTATCCACATTTACGAATTGCTATACCAAGGAAAATCCATTGTCTATAGTGACCGTTTTATGGCAGTAATTAAAGAAAATGATCAATTATTAGTTAGCAATAATCTCCCTTATTTCGAGCCCTTTGTTTATCAGGAATTAATGGAGGATGAAAATACGGTCTGGCTAGGGGACATATGGTTTAAAACAGATCTGGGCCATTTTTATTTGAATTATGACTATGCCACAACGCAGCAATTTATTTTATACCATGTGGATGGAGAAACGATTACAAGAGTAGCGATTGAAAAGGCACCGATCAAGGCGGTAAAAACATATCAAAACAATGTCTATTATATGACGAGATATGAGCGTGGTATACTCAATGCGCATGAAACAAGCAATATAAAATCGGCAGCATTTAACAATGGAGAATGGGTTTCTGATTATTTAGGCAAACCAGGATTTTATTATGGCTTTGACACATTAGGCAAGGTCTATGATTGGCCAATTGATGATAACGGTATTACTACATTTGGCTTTCAACGCTCTGGCCATTTAAGCTCTGATGAAAGAAAAGCAACGTTTGGATATTATAGAATCGAGCTGAAGGGGCACCACCATGAGCTAGTAAATCCATAA
- a CDS encoding ABC transporter substrate-binding protein, giving the protein MSERDLVNKMKKLPIIFVLLILLTACNTTNHSQGGQIKVLYWNQDMFNTDYGELFYLKYPDIEVEVVPLKTLVNRSEGSIDELVQQIEQANIDVIFTRSLEEYLAFSNRGVLEGLEEWIQKDHFDIENLNPHIISLLRENASNRLNGLAPMFSSIALFYNKDMFDQLDIEYPQDQLSWREFFGLAARFSDNKEGTYGFSFEGALYEFVGMVGRAHGLNMVSVNNSDVWIMHDTEAWENILATVQEVYRSGAIHLDVPVFAATHDVKEKEELFIRGKSAMILSTTSLIEQYENSDKSFSLGIVTVPEHPTPKSYLVTHLNRFIS; this is encoded by the coding sequence ATGAGTGAGAGGGACTTGGTTAATAAAATGAAAAAGTTGCCCATCATTTTTGTTCTACTTATACTTTTAACCGCTTGTAATACAACAAATCATTCGCAGGGTGGCCAGATCAAAGTTTTATATTGGAATCAAGATATGTTTAACACTGATTATGGGGAACTGTTTTACTTGAAATATCCTGATATTGAAGTTGAAGTGGTTCCGCTAAAAACATTGGTCAATCGCTCGGAGGGCTCTATAGATGAGCTCGTTCAACAAATAGAACAGGCGAATATTGATGTCATATTTACAAGGTCACTTGAAGAATATCTTGCGTTTTCTAACAGAGGGGTGCTTGAAGGTCTTGAGGAATGGATACAAAAAGATCATTTTGATATTGAAAATTTGAATCCTCACATTATTTCACTGCTGCGAGAAAATGCATCAAATCGTTTAAATGGTTTAGCTCCTATGTTTTCTAGTATCGCGTTATTTTACAATAAGGACATGTTTGACCAATTGGATATCGAATATCCTCAGGATCAGTTAAGTTGGAGAGAGTTTTTTGGGTTAGCGGCCAGATTCTCAGATAATAAGGAAGGGACCTATGGTTTCTCATTTGAGGGCGCATTATATGAATTTGTAGGTATGGTAGGCAGAGCTCATGGATTAAATATGGTATCGGTCAACAACAGTGATGTTTGGATCATGCATGATACTGAAGCGTGGGAAAACATATTGGCAACTGTGCAAGAGGTATACCGATCTGGTGCGATCCATCTCGATGTCCCCGTGTTCGCTGCGACACATGATGTGAAGGAGAAGGAAGAGCTCTTCATTCGTGGGAAATCAGCAATGATCCTATCGACTACAAGCCTGATTGAGCAATACGAGAACTCTGATAAATCGTTTAGTTTGGGTATCGTAACAGTACCAGAACATCCTACTCCCAAGAGTTATTTGGTTACTCACTTGAACCGTTTTATAAGTTGA
- a CDS encoding copper amine oxidase N-terminal domain-containing protein, protein MKKRISRFILALGLGLLNQSFAFAESTIIADREVRPIEVVVNGEFIKMDVHPLMDKNHLYVPIRALASLGLSYSFNPSTKITTVQNKDGDYLKLSVNSTTAYKNEKPIQMDMPAQNKNGRILVPLRFISESLGYNVQFESIRKFVFINSQDYTFDPNLLYQDDLQAARKAAIALPINVDFKTLGTFDGYRLHQYSFPVGRADTYFFNDGIFTFVQIIDGKAIAIGQLFRERREPSQAAGNVSPEMSLDTDPIMEPYNYGNVIFFDYTDGTARAGYTDDNNKRVDIETKMNIYSDIIQKLPDHRYGRYKIGRDR, encoded by the coding sequence ATGAAAAAAAGGATATCAAGATTCATATTAGCTCTAGGCTTAGGGCTGCTGAATCAATCATTTGCCTTCGCAGAATCAACGATTATAGCAGATAGGGAGGTTAGGCCCATTGAAGTCGTCGTGAATGGAGAATTTATCAAAATGGATGTACATCCTCTTATGGATAAGAATCACCTATACGTTCCCATCCGAGCGCTTGCATCCCTTGGTCTTTCCTACAGCTTTAACCCCTCAACTAAAATTACAACAGTACAAAATAAAGATGGAGATTACTTGAAGCTCAGTGTGAATAGCACAACCGCCTATAAAAATGAAAAACCGATCCAAATGGATATGCCTGCTCAAAATAAAAATGGCCGTATTCTTGTTCCATTACGCTTTATCAGCGAATCCTTGGGATACAACGTTCAATTTGAATCCATTCGCAAATTCGTTTTTATTAACTCACAAGACTATACATTTGATCCGAACTTACTGTATCAAGATGACCTTCAAGCAGCGCGTAAAGCCGCGATCGCTTTGCCGATCAACGTGGACTTCAAAACGCTTGGCACATTTGATGGTTATCGTTTACACCAATATTCCTTCCCCGTAGGAAGAGCAGATACCTACTTTTTTAATGATGGAATTTTTACTTTTGTGCAAATCATAGATGGCAAAGCCATTGCCATTGGACAGTTGTTTCGGGAACGAAGAGAACCTTCACAAGCAGCAGGGAATGTTTCACCCGAAATGAGTTTAGATACGGACCCGATCATGGAGCCTTACAACTATGGAAATGTCATCTTTTTTGATTACACTGATGGTACGGCTAGAGCAGGCTACACGGATGATAATAATAAGCGAGTGGATATTGAAACAAAGATGAATATATATTCTGATATCATACAAAAACTTCCTGATCATCGCTATGGTAGATATAAAATAGGCAGGGATCGATAA